A genome region from Nocardia sp. NBC_01730 includes the following:
- a CDS encoding peroxiredoxin — protein sequence MQPGQLAPHFELPDQSGTPRSLDALLANGPLVLFFYPAANTPVCTAEACHFRDLAAEFAAVGATCVGISTDSVETQAGFADKQRLGYPLLSDSDGAVAAQFGVKRGLLGKLAPVKRQTFVIDTDRAISKIIAGELRATVHADEALKFLSTK from the coding sequence ATGCAGCCAGGACAGCTCGCTCCGCACTTCGAGCTTCCCGACCAGTCCGGCACCCCCCGCTCGCTCGATGCGTTGCTGGCGAACGGCCCGCTGGTTCTTTTCTTCTATCCCGCGGCAAACACCCCGGTCTGCACGGCCGAAGCCTGTCACTTCCGTGACCTGGCCGCCGAATTCGCCGCCGTCGGCGCCACCTGCGTCGGCATCAGCACCGACAGCGTGGAGACCCAGGCCGGGTTCGCCGACAAGCAGCGCCTCGGCTATCCACTGCTCTCCGACTCCGACGGCGCGGTCGCGGCGCAGTTCGGCGTCAAACGCGGGCTACTCGGCAAGCTGGCGCCGGTGAAGCGGCAGACGTTCGTCATCGACACCGACCGCGCGATCAGCAAGATCATCGCCGGCGAGCTGCGCGCCACCGTGCACGCCGACGAGGCCCTGAAGTTCCTGAGCACCAAATAG
- a CDS encoding MarR family winged helix-turn-helix transcriptional regulator: protein MTRLPGALDTQLQRESGVTHFEYWVLTLLSEEPGHRLQMSELANKANASLSRLSHVVSKLERMGWAQRSATAGRRGVHAVLTDDGYLKVVEAAPGYLDAVRNMVLDGLDDEQTAQLAELGERLAEHLAGALNQPAGLTSSGKDDQRPSGS from the coding sequence ATGACTCGTCTACCAGGCGCTTTGGACACCCAGCTGCAGCGCGAATCCGGCGTGACACATTTCGAGTACTGGGTGCTTACCCTGCTGTCCGAGGAACCGGGGCACCGGCTGCAGATGAGTGAGCTTGCCAACAAAGCAAATGCATCGCTATCACGGCTGTCCCATGTGGTGTCGAAGCTGGAGCGCATGGGCTGGGCGCAGCGGTCGGCGACCGCCGGTCGGCGCGGCGTCCACGCCGTGCTGACCGACGACGGATATCTGAAGGTCGTCGAGGCCGCGCCGGGATATCTGGACGCGGTCCGGAACATGGTGTTGGACGGCCTGGACGACGAACAGACGGCTCAGCTCGCCGAGCTCGGCGAGCGGCTGGCCGAGCACTTGGCCGGCGCACTGAACCAGCCCGCCGGGCTCACCTCTTCCGGTAAGGACGACCAGCGGCCGTCCGGATCCTAG
- the hisI gene encoding phosphoribosyl-AMP cyclohydrolase has protein sequence MSLDPAIADRLKRNDAGLVSAVAQERATGDVLMVAWMDDEALARTLETRKATYYSRSRRQYWVKGETSGHTQYVHEVRLDCDGDTILLVVDQEGAACHTGTHTCFDSDVLLSARS, from the coding sequence ATGAGTCTCGATCCCGCCATCGCCGACCGTCTCAAGCGCAACGACGCCGGGTTGGTGTCCGCCGTCGCGCAGGAGCGCGCCACCGGTGACGTGCTGATGGTCGCGTGGATGGACGACGAGGCACTGGCGCGGACGCTGGAAACCCGCAAGGCGACGTACTATTCGCGCTCGCGGCGACAGTACTGGGTCAAGGGGGAAACCTCCGGCCACACCCAGTACGTGCACGAAGTGCGGCTCGACTGCGATGGCGACACGATCCTGCTCGTCGTCGATCAGGAAGGCGCCGCCTGCCACACCGGCACGCACACTTGCTTCGACTCGGATGTGCTGCTGTCTGCCCGGTCCTGA
- a CDS encoding permease translates to MTSTEVQPGGRKSVWATWRARIIGGLAILAVLVIAYFILAAFIPRWWAQRLADLMGGSFAKGIGWGLVYGGLGTAVPLFLLLSAVLVWRRRAGRFLAGAAVVVATLAAIPNLMTLTIVLGGSNAAHAGERILDVDAPAFRGASLVGAIVAALVFLAVVGLVLLRKWRRRHPKKSTGQPTAPAPTADPSPTHPEGL, encoded by the coding sequence ATGACGTCGACCGAGGTTCAGCCAGGCGGGCGGAAGTCCGTGTGGGCCACGTGGCGCGCGCGGATCATCGGTGGACTCGCGATCCTCGCGGTCCTCGTCATCGCCTACTTCATCCTGGCCGCGTTCATCCCGCGCTGGTGGGCGCAGCGGCTCGCGGACCTGATGGGGGGCAGCTTCGCCAAGGGCATCGGCTGGGGCCTGGTCTACGGCGGATTGGGTACCGCCGTGCCGCTTTTTCTGTTGCTGTCCGCCGTGCTGGTCTGGCGCCGCAGGGCGGGCAGATTCCTCGCGGGCGCTGCCGTGGTCGTCGCGACGCTGGCCGCGATCCCCAATCTGATGACCCTGACCATCGTGTTGGGCGGCAGCAACGCCGCCCATGCCGGAGAACGGATCCTGGACGTCGACGCGCCCGCGTTCCGCGGCGCCTCGCTCGTCGGCGCGATCGTGGCGGCGCTGGTTTTTCTCGCCGTGGTCGGCCTGGTCCTGCTGCGCAAGTGGCGACGCAGGCACCCGAAAAAGTCGACCGGGCAGCCCACCGCACCGGCGCCCACGGCAGACCCCAGCCCGACACACCCCGAGGGCTTGTGA
- the hisF gene encoding imidazole glycerol phosphate synthase subunit HisF, which produces MTLAVRVIPCLDVDAGRVVKGVQFENLRDAGDPVELAALYDAQGADELTFLDVTASAGDRGTMIDVVTRTAEQIFIPLTVGGGVRAVDDVDRLLRAGADKVSVNTAAIARPEVLREMSERFGSQCIVLSVDARTVPDGRPGTPSGWEVTTHGGKRGTGIDAVEWAVRGAELGVGEILLNSMDADGTKAGFDLPMIRAVRAAVTVPVIASGGAGAVEHFAPAVHAGADAVLAASVFHFGDLTIGQVKDSMRAEKIVVR; this is translated from the coding sequence ATGACGTTGGCAGTACGCGTGATTCCGTGTCTGGACGTCGACGCAGGCCGGGTGGTCAAGGGCGTGCAGTTCGAAAACCTGCGCGACGCGGGTGATCCCGTCGAGCTGGCCGCCCTCTATGACGCGCAAGGTGCCGACGAGCTGACCTTCCTCGACGTCACCGCCTCCGCAGGCGACCGCGGCACCATGATCGACGTCGTGACCCGCACCGCCGAGCAGATCTTCATCCCGCTCACCGTCGGCGGCGGCGTGCGCGCCGTCGACGACGTGGACCGGCTGCTGCGCGCAGGCGCCGACAAGGTCTCGGTGAACACCGCCGCGATCGCGCGCCCCGAGGTGTTGCGCGAGATGTCCGAGCGGTTCGGCTCGCAGTGCATCGTGCTGTCGGTGGACGCGCGGACCGTGCCGGACGGCCGGCCCGGCACTCCTTCCGGCTGGGAGGTGACCACGCACGGCGGCAAGCGCGGCACCGGTATCGACGCGGTCGAATGGGCGGTGCGCGGCGCCGAACTCGGCGTCGGCGAAATCCTGCTCAACTCGATGGACGCCGACGGAACCAAGGCCGGTTTCGATCTGCCGATGATCCGCGCAGTGCGGGCGGCGGTGACGGTGCCGGTGATCGCCAGCGGTGGAGCGGGCGCGGTCGAACACTTCGCGCCGGCCGTCCACGCGGGCGCCGACGCGGTATTGGCGGCCAGCGTGTTCCACTTCGGTGACCTGACCATCGGCCAGGTCAAAGATTCGATGCGGGCGGAGAAAATCGTCGTCCGGTAG